From Xenopus laevis strain J_2021 chromosome 7L, Xenopus_laevis_v10.1, whole genome shotgun sequence, one genomic window encodes:
- the LOC121395497 gene encoding Fc receptor-like protein 5 — MELSWGLSLCVLLLSALGAVFSIKNVQGDERQSVTLSVNLRVNLFENQQIMWYFNTNTPVAFETTNSTPSYIWGCTGRCTLFENATLQMDNLIPANQGNYTLTIMNWDTGSTVSGSVYLTVQRTFYIQHVQGIEGQFVTLCVKLNVFEDQMATWYFNKSNTVASESTNSTPTYYWGYDGRCTLFENATLQLDSLTPADQGNYSLTIMNWNTASSVSGWVYLTIESPLTPPTLKVNVSTTNGNTYPVNGTIVSLCCDAGDQNVINYTFYHDGVTACSQPHVTCNKNYLYFQPITMSDTGRYTCKIENPISSNTSQPLSIIVTVPVSGVVLSSNASSELLWAGKDSVNLTCSALGTNVTFSWYLDGAPLPPDSSYDFMDANSSLIVSPVERTDYGSFICIGSNSLNSDTSNTLTLNLGWSPDENIQCNAVESNQTVTLNCSWPGGNPAANVTMIFQNTVQIAQDTVTIDVPLIAISSGAQLTCLGAQEGQITVSTMILGSCCTKISPGGTVAIVFGVLLVLVPIELARIYFICKKNNNNTPTPTNPVYENAEAQMSNDTPTRINPAYENAKAQVSNGNNYDHVIISSEGTMAKNRPQESSYQVLQFPHIDLYSSLRKTPK; from the exons ATGGAGCTCTCTTGGGGTCTATCCCTTTGTGTCCTGCTCCTCTCAGCTTTAG GTGCTGTGTTTTCTATAAAGAATGTGCAGGGTGATGAAAGACAATCTGTGACTCTCAGTGTAAACTTGAGAGtcaacttgtttgaaaatcagcaGATAATGTGGTATTTTAATACAAACACTCCTGTTGCATTTGAAACAACAAACAGCACGCCAAGTTATATTTGGGGGTGTACAGGCAGATGCACCCTGTTTGAGAATGCAACACTCCAGATGGACAATCTGATCCCTGCAAACCAGGGCAATTACACACTCACTATAATGAACTGGGATACAGGATCTACTGTGTCAGGGTCGGTCTATCTCACAGTACAGA gaactttttataTACAGCATGTGCAAGGCATTGAAGGTCAATTTGTGACTCTCTGTGTAAAGCTCAATGTGTTTGAAGACCAGATGGCAACAtggtattttaataaatctaataCGGTTGCATCAGAATCCACGAACAGCACACCAACATATTATTGGGGGTATGATGGGAGATGCACGCTGTTTGAGAATGCAACTCTCCAGCTGGACAGTCTGACCCCTGCAGACCAGGGCAATTACTCCCTTACTATAATGAACTGGAATACAGCATCGTCTGTGTCAGGATGGGTCTATCTTACAATAGAGA GTCCACTTACCCCTCCAACTTTAAAAGTGAATGTATCTACCACTAATGGCAATACTTATCCTGTTAATGGCACCATTGTGTCCCTCTGTTGTGATGCTGGGGACCAGAATGTGATTAATTACACTTTTTACCATGACGGAGTGACTGCCTGCTCTCAGCCCCATGTGACCTGTAACAAAAACTACCTGTACTTCCAGCCAATCACGATGAGTGACACCGGGAGATACACCTGTAAAATAGAGAATCCTATCAGCAGTAACACCAGCCAGCCACTCAGTATAATAGTCACAG TGCCTGTATCAGGAGTGGTATTGAGCAGTAATGCATCTTCAGAGCTGCTGTGGGCAGGGAAGGATTCAGTGAATCTAACATGTTCAGCTCTTGGCACTAATGTCACTTTCTCCTGGTACCTGGATGGAGCACCATTACCTCCAGACTCCAGTTATGACTTTATGGATGCCAACTCCAGCCTCATTGTCAGTCCCGTGGAGAGGACAGATTATGGATCCTTCATCTGCATTGGCTCTAACAGTCTGAATAGTGACACCAGTAACACCCTGACACTGAATCTTGGAT GGTCTCCTGATGAAAATATTCAGTGTAATGCAGTCGAATCTAATCAAACGgtgacactgaactgttcttggCCTGGAGGTAACCCTGCTGCAAATGTTACCATGATATTTCAGAATACTGTGCAAATAGCACAGGATACAGTGACTATAGATGTGCCCCTTATTGCCATCTCCTCTGGGGCACAACTGACCTGCTTGGGTGCACAAGAAGGACAGATTACAGTCAGCACCATGATCTTAG GTTCCTGCTGCACCAAAATATCGCCTGGTGGAACAGTCGCCATTGTGTTTGGTGTCCTGTTAGTCCTAGTACCAATAGAACTTGCCAGAATTTACTTCATCTGCAAAAAGAACAACAACA ACACTCCAACCCCGACAAATCCTGTATATGAGAATGCAGAAGCCCAAATGTCAAacg acacTCCAACCCGGATAAATCCTGCATATGAGAATGCAAAAGCCCAAGTGTCAAATGGCAATAATTATGACCATGTCATTATAAGTTCAGAG GGGACCATGGCAAAAAATAGGCCCCAGGAATCCAGCTATCAG GTACTTCAGTTCCCCCATATTGATTTGTATAGCAGTCTGAGGAAAACTCCTAAATAA